From Parcubacteria group bacterium:
AAAGATTCTACGAATGGTTCCTTTACCTGCACCTACGACAAAAACGGCACCTATGCTCCTAGTCTGAAAGTGACCGGACCAAGCTGTCTGGCAACTCCAGTTGCTAAGATTAATGTCAATAATACTGCCAAAGATTGTCGCCCGGATGCTCCCGACTGTGCCTCCTATACTTGCAAGGATGTTTCTTGCAATGATGGTTGTAATTTGCAGGTGGGGGAGAAGGATTGTGTGGGGAGGAGATAATAATAATAATAATAATTAAAAAATAATATGAATAAAAAACAGGTCGTAGTTCTCAGTTTAGCGCTAGTGGTTCTATTTGGAAGCATCTATTTTGTTGCCAGAAAGATAAGCGATGGAAATCGGTCAATTAATCCGAAAAATATGACCAACGATAAGAAAGAGATTCCTGTAAATATATTTAGTCAAGATGCGAATAACCAGCAGTCGAGTGCGAATGATGTTTCCGGCAATATAGAAAAAATTGCAGAAAAAACTCTTACTATAAAAAATTCCAGGGAGTCAGTCAGTGTCAATATTAATGGCGCCACTCCAGTGATGATTTCTGTGAATGGTAATAATACAGTACTTGGTCAAATAGCTGATATTAAAAAGGACGATGTGGTCAGAGTGACTTATGATGTAGCTACAAAAAATGTTAAAATGATTTTAGTGATACGGCCATAGATGCTTGAAAGAATTAAGTAGCTATCTAGCGTTAAAGAATAAAAAAACCAGAATGAGTCTGGTTTTTTTTATTGAAAATGGCCTAAGAAGGATGGAACTATTGATTTTATCCTATTTTCCCTTTATACTAGCTGCATATGCGAGAAGTTTTAATTGAAAAATTACACAGCATTTTTAGCCGGATAAGTCCGGATTTTTCGCTTTCTGAAGGGGAAATCGAAATTAATTATCCGCCGGAAGAGTTTGGGGATTATTCGACAAATTTAGCGCTCAAGCTGGCAAAAAAACTGGGGAAAAATCCGCGAGAAATTGCGGAACTGCTGAAAGCTGAATTGGAGAAGGGGGATTTGGATGAGGGACTAATTTCCAAAATTGAAGTGGCAGGAGCGGGCTTTTTGAATTTCACTTTGTCATCAGGAGCGCGCGGGAATGAAATTGGGAAAATAAATTTGGCTGGTGGAGAGTATGGCACAGGGAATTCGGGGAAAGGCAAAAAAATCCACTTGGACTTTGTCAGCGCCAATCCGACCGGACCGATTCACTTGGGGAATGGTCGGGGGGGGCCATTGGGAGATGTGTTGGCGAATGTACTGATAAAGAATGGTTTTTCTGTTTGGCGAGAATATTATGTCAATGATTTTGGCAATCAAATCAAGGTGTTGGGACATTCGATTCTCAAAGACGCAGAGGCGCAATACCGGGGAGAATATATTGATAAGTTAGCAGAAAAAAATAAAGAAACCGATCCATTTTTAGTTGGACAAATTGCGACCAAAACAATCCTGAAAGAAATGATTAAGCCGGCAATGGAATCATTGGGAATACGTTTTGATGAATATTTTCGTGAGAGTTCACTTCATCAAGACGGCGAAGTGGAAAAAGCTTTTTCGCAGTTGAGAGAAAAAGATCTGCTCTATGAAAAAGATGATGCACTGTGGTTCCGAGCGGAAAAATTTGGTGATGAAAAAGATCGGGTGGTGAAAAAAACAACTGGCGAAATCACCTATTTCGGCGGAGATATCGCCTATCATTTGAATAAATTGCAGACGCGAAAATTCGATCTGGCAATTGATATCTGGGGCGCTGATCATCATGGGGATGTCGCGCGCGTGCAA
This genomic window contains:
- the argS gene encoding arginine--tRNA ligase yields the protein MREVLIEKLHSIFSRISPDFSLSEGEIEINYPPEEFGDYSTNLALKLAKKLGKNPREIAELLKAELEKGDLDEGLISKIEVAGAGFLNFTLSSGARGNEIGKINLAGGEYGTGNSGKGKKIHLDFVSANPTGPIHLGNGRGGPLGDVLANVLIKNGFSVWREYYVNDFGNQIKVLGHSILKDAEAQYRGEYIDKLAEKNKETDPFLVGQIATKTILKEMIKPAMESLGIRFDEYFRESSLHQDGEVEKAFSQLREKDLLYEKDDALWFRAEKFGDEKDRVVKKTTGEITYFGGDIAYHLNKLQTRKFDLAIDIWGADHHGDVARVQGAMEALGYPGKVKVLLTQNLTVLKNGEEFKMSKRKGQYICLEDLIDEVGKDAVRFIFLAYSANSPMIFDIDLAKEKSNKNPVFYVQYAYARLSGILRKTEKEAAGVADFSMLTNEKEIELVRHLMRFPDLIVEIAENYEVHRLTHYAIKLADKFHSFYHTSRILDEEKSLASARRELVSATKVVLGETLRLVGISAPEKM